DNA from Gopherus flavomarginatus isolate rGopFla2 chromosome 21, rGopFla2.mat.asm, whole genome shotgun sequence:
GACATGCTGCTTAAGCATTAAGTGACAATGTTTTGCTGCCTGAGAGTTAGGGTCCCCAATTAGCTCAACCTGTGAATGCAGAGAAAGGAGATAAATTTTCTAAACCCAAACATTGCCATCAACATTCATGCTAGCGCTGGCAGGGAGCAACTAGTGCGACTCTGCTCTCTGGCTTCTTTGGAAACTCTCTCACTGTGGGAGACATGCAGAAAAAGTTTGAATGAAAAAGCAAAGGTCCAGCCAGGAAGCTGCTCCTCCAGGGAAGAGGAAAGCGTGGACCGGTTCAGAGCCCAGTGATGGAGTATCCTTCTTCATTCTTCTTCAGTGTCTCGAAGGCGGGCTGGAAATCATTCAGCTTTTCTTTGTCCATCTGGATTTCTACCTTGTTCCTCTTGGCCATGCTCTGATTAATCTCCATGAAGGTTTTGCCCTTGGTTTCGGGGACAATGATGAAGATGTAAATGACAGTGGCCAGGCAGATGGCGCAGAAGACAAGGAAGCAATAGGCTCCAAGCCCTTCCTGGAGGAATAAAAACCAGAGGGGAAGGAGTCAGGGAACATGTAAGGGATGCAAGTTATGATAAGATGGAGGCTCTACAGGGGTGTGCCTGTGTCACAGAGTTTGGGAATGCAAAACTCTGCAGCAGCTGTAAAAAAGGCAGCAGCATAGATCCTTATTTAATGTAACAAGGTGAAGATAGCCAAGGTGCTGGGTTCACAGTCCTGGGGACTGAAGGCCTGTGTTTAGCCACAGAACAGGCACAGCCTGGGCTGTGGACCTGATCCTTGTGTCTTGCACCATGGGTTGATCATTCACACCTGGGAAAGCGAGTGGCAAGCACCCCCAGTTCTAAGGCGGTAGtggttttacacccactttgcacaggtatgAAAGACGACATAAGGCAGGGTGGGTCAGGCACCACTGTGGTACAAGCTGCCCACAGAGTCATGCCAATGCACGTCCATGCTGAGTTAGAGGGATCACTTCCCATGGGGAGAAGTTTCATTCTGGGCccaatccaatgcccactgaagtcagggggagtCTTTCTGTTGGATTCAGTAAGCATCAGAACAGGCTGTTAATCCTGTCTAGCTAAGCATTTACATCGTACTCACCGCTTTGGTACCTGAGCACCTTAAAATGCTCCAGAAATCTCTCTCCCATTTCTCCTAAGACTGCCAGCAAGTGGTGGGGAAGGAGCGAGGCTGAGAGTTTATCTATCCACATTTCACACCCATGCAAAGTGAGTGGAAAATACCCCCAGTTCTGAGGTGGTAGCAGTTGTTGGATATCAATAGCTTGGATCACTGCTGACCTGGGCTGGAActgaaccagtgacctagaggtgaaagactATAAATATCTTTAATTCCCCCTGAAACATCTACTCCCCACCACGGAATCCTCTGGATGATTTTTGTAAACTTTCAGCACTAGGCAagggcctgaaagaggaactAAGATATActgggggccagatcctcagcagacactgaagtcaataaagcaatgctgatttacacctgacGAGGTTCTGGCCCTTTATAGTTAATTCTTCATGCATGCATTCTGGGACTAACTGAGGACTAAAAAAGGGTTAGTGTTCCCCTCTAAGATTATCCCCCCcatggaggaggggaaggtgctTCTAATCTCAGGTGGCAAAACCCCAGGAGACTCTGGAGATGGTTCCACACTCACCACCATATAAAGGAAGACGAGTCCCACCGTGAAGTTGCAGAGCCAATGCACAGATCCACCCACCATGAAGGCTGCAGGCCGGGACGACTGAAGGAACATTTCAGTTATCATCACAGAGGGGATTGGACCTTGAAGAGAAAGAAGAGTTTGAATGTTTTAACAGGCATTTCCCTTGCCCAAATCCTTAGAAGGCATGACACTGATGTTTTCTCAGACACTCGTGTTTACAAGTACCGGGATAAACTAACTACAGGAAGAGATGGAAAAAGCAGAATGGAATGACTGTAACTAGCCATTGTCGTGGTCCCGAGGGTAGCCTCCCTCGTCTCTGAGCACACCCCTCAGCTGTCAGGCCTCGTGCCTTTGCCTTTCCTAGGGTGGACTTCTGCAGTTCTTCCACTGCTAGACTGGGCCCTGGATTACAGCCCCCTGCCTATCTACGGAGCCTACCCAGCTGGTGTGACAGAGCTCTGGGAGCCTGTGACCCATGTTATCCAGTGATCAGAGAGCCTTCTTAAACCAAACTGTTGTTTGTCCTCACAGTGGGTACAAAGGGGAAGatgaaaagaattttaaaacaagaaaaagccTGCTCTCTTATCTATCTTACCTAAGCCCCTCGCCCCAAAGGCCTGACTTCTTCCAACACCTCACCACCTACCTGTGTCAATCTAGTTTCTCAAACAGCTGTCCAGCAACAACCTGCCTCTCCCTTCAGAAAGTCCCTGTATGCACAGCCGGGCTGCCACATcgacactgctgtttttagcagtgcTCGAGCACGTCAGCACAAGTAGCAATCATGCTCTGGACTGCAGGATGGGCACTCCCTCACACTGGAGATCTCCGATGGGGCAAACTGGCTTCCTTGAGGACAAGCAGCTGCCAGAACAGTTGCTGCTGTctctgccaggggcggctccaggccccagcatgccaagcgcgtgcttggggtggcaagctgcggggggcgctctgctggtcaccgcgagggcagcagacaggttgccttcggcggcttgccagcagagggtccgctggtcccgtggcttcggtggacctcccacaggcacgcctgcggagggtccgctggtcccgcggcttcggcatgcctgcaggaggtccaccgaagctgcgggaccaacagaccctccacaggcaagccgccgaaggcagcctgcctgaagtgcttggggcggcaaaatccctagagccgcccctggtctctGCTAAAGAAACTGGCCATTGGGGAAAATTCCTGGTGGGCGCAGGAAGGGCAAAGCTCCCTCAATGATATGATAAGAACCCCACTGCTACCCATAGTTGGCAGagaggggcaaaaggggcagtttgccccagCCCCATTTGAGAGAGCCCCAAACCTGTGGAATTTGAGTGTCTCTGTGATGTGGTGCATGGGGTGGTTGCtccattcaggtttggcccagctgctgAGGGAGCTGAGTCAGTCCACCGGGTCACAACCCCTGGCCATCTCCCTATCCCGTCAGAGGTGTGGCTGGGCCAAACCGGACCAGTTCTACAACTTTATGTGCTAGGCCAGAACGCCCAGAGTGGGGAGCCGGGCCCAGGAGCCGTTGCTGTAAGGGGTGAGCCAGGCTCTTTCTCCAACTCCTGACCCACCCACAGTCTAAGTCTCAGGAGGAGTGggctcagtttcagattttgcccccgCCCCGGCCATGCAGCCCTGAATAACCCATTGATTCATCCAATTACATCCGGATCAGAAGAAAACGGGGAAAGGGCTGGGCGGTCATTCCCTGGCTGAGAAGCTAGTAAGTATTTACCACCAAGGCAGAGATAAGTTAGACAGAGGGAAGAAAAGACCTCGCCGCTCACTCACAAACACACCGCTGCGGAAACTCTGTCACTCTGCACTGAGAGTCTCCTGCCTGCAGCTGGCATTCCTGAACCAGGCTGACCATGCACATAGAAGAGGAAAGAGTTGGGGGGATTGGCAGTGTCCACGAGCCAGCGAAATCCTTGCAGGAGCTTAGAAGATGGTACAGTGTTGGGAATCGCAGTGCAGTGTTGGGAATAGCTCCGCAAGGCTCCTCCAGTGAGCCAATACAAAGGAGAGCAGTGCAACTGTAAGGAGGTGCAGATCCAGGACAAAGCCTCCACAACCATGCACAGGCTGCTCCCACACACTACTCCCACACGCTGCTCCCAGCGCACCATTTGGCTCTTAGGGGGCAGCTGCCGGTTGCTCCGCATGGAACATATAAATGCAAGAGCAGCCTTCAAATTAAACCGGTGTGACACAGCGTCCAGGGGGGGCACGTCTTGGACACCAGCAAGACTGTGTCTTTAGAGAGCCTCTTGAAAATAGAAGATCACGTCCTTATCTTACCAATACACTCAGATAGCCCCCGGAGATCCTCCTTTAGCTGGCATGAGAAGGGGTCTGCGTGTCTAGAGCAGAAAGCCCTGGTCCCTGGACCATGCACGCAGCCCAGCTGGTAACCATCAGGTCTGTATCATTACTGCTAAGTCACACGGCCAAGCAGAAACACACCAGCTCATCTCTGCATCAGCTCAAGTTTATGTCTTTGTTTTACCGTCCTGTGCACACTTACTAGCTCCGATAGCGTGTCCAATGATATAGACGATGACGCAGGCTATGCTGAGGTACTGCATCCAGGAGACAGTGGCCTGTGGGGAATTCAGTCACTGAATTATAGTCAGTTCTCTTCTAAAGTGGCCAGCAAAGTCCAGGTGCCATTTGCAAGCAGACTGTGGGAAGCTGTATGCCCCAGGTGCTGCTCCGTGTCTGGCTGAGATCGGGAATGGGATGGGTCAGGCAGTGCCACTAGCTCGGCTGGAACCTCACTTCCCACGAGCCGACCCAAGGGGCACTACCAGAGATGCACACTGTGGATGAGGGTCAGAAGAACttagagggaaggaggaagaagcaACCAAATTCAGCTCTGAGCGTGCTCATTGCTAACCCCACCATGTCATTAATGGAAGCCCTGCTTTTTCCCAGCATGGTCGCTGCTTCCCACTGGTGTTTGTGCTGGGTAAATAGGGCGGTGCAGGGAGGCCTTGCGTATTCTCCCTGCAGCTCTGGAAATAGTGACCTTGCCCACATCCCCTAGAGGGTCCAGACAGACACTATCACCTAAGCCATCCGGGCATGTACCTGGAGATTGAGGGCCACCGTTAACACAGCAGAGGATACACAGCAGATCCCAAAGCCAGCGAGAAGCAGAAGTCTCCTCCCCAGGGACTCAATGATGAAAACCTGAGGCAAACAGCACAAGAAGTGAGAAAGTGGGCATCCAGGGAACCCAGCACACCTAGTCCTGAGAGGAGAAAGTGCACGGGGGCTGTCAGCTGTTAGGAGCGGGGCGTTCTGAGGAACCTAGCGCTTTGCAATTCTGCATGGAAGAGTCCTCTAGAATTTAAGGGCAAGGAAGCCAACAGGGTTTTATACAAGTGTCCTAGGGTTCTCCAGGAATTACTTTAAAAGCCTCTAGAATTTAATAGAGGACAAGATCACCTTTCTATAGGGCTTTTTATACAAGCCTGTAGGAAGTCAACAGCAGGGGGATAATTGTCCAGCAAATCCTAGAGGATGGacctcccctcaaaaaaaaaaaaaaccaacccaatcCCTAACAATTTATAGAGAAGTTTATATTTTGTACATTCCATGGGGCTGTTTCATTAGGGAAATTCCAGTGTTATCAGTAAAGTGTGGCTTGGAAATAAAATAGAAACCATGAAAGCTGGGGaactccccccacagcccacccTGATGCTTAGCACACTTGTAGGGCAGTCAGCAGTCCCTACCATGACTGCCTAATCCAGGCCAGGATTTAGGGAGATCCTGTGCAGTGACACTGGACAGGCCAAGTTTTGCTAGTCAGTTGGAGGCAGAGAGAACCACAAGATGATCTCCTgaaatctcttccaaccctgatattctatgatcctaagAAGGATTCCAGCCAAGTCCTGTCTCTTCTCTCCCGTGAGCAGCACTGCAGCATTTATACTGTGCTTTTCAGCCATAGatgtcaaagcacttcacaagggTGGATAAGCATCATTACTAGTgtttcacagatagggaaactgaggcaaagaacagTCAAGTGATTCACTCCAAGTCACACAGTGAGCCTCTTGCAGAACTaggaacagaactggtcccaggcCCTCTTCATTGCACCATGTAAAAAAGACACCTTTCTTTTCTCATGGCTGCCTGTGCATTCCCAGGGCCCAAACATCTGTCTCAGTTGAAGAGATTTTTCTCAACCCTAGCATCAGGGGTGTCACTAGCAATCAGTGATTCATAGACATATGGGCAGGCCTGTTGCATCCAAGCCCATGGGAGCACACCCACAATTTCCCAGTGCAGAGATGCCATCATACCTGTCCGTTACAGTAACACAGTGGTTGCAAGGACAGAGTGCACTAATGTGAGTGGCAAGAAAAGACCTGGTGAGGAAGCTAAGTAGATCCTGCTATTTCCTCAAAGAAAGTTATAACTGCATGCATTGGTGTAACCCAGCATATGCCCACTATTACATGGCATGAGTTTAAGGAAACAATTCGCCTCTCTTTAGTGAGACTTGAGCACTAGGGGACTTTTCCTCTAAATGTAGAAAGGGGCAGTTGTGGTAATAGTAATGGTACAAATGAGCCCAGAAAGGTGGGCAGTGGGGGGATTAGAACCTGTAGGGCAGTGGGAGAAACTTACCGCTACACAAGTCATGAACACATTGACTGCACCTATCCCCACGGTGACATACTGCACGTTGTTTTCATTCACACCTGCAGACCTGAAGATATCGTTTGCATAGTAGAAGATCTGCAATCAAACCATACCTGCGGTTATACTTGGCCATTCAtagatggggggaaggggaggctctgAGTTTGGCTGCTTTTACAGCCTGGAGGTGCCTAACACAAATCCAAGATCTGAACTCTCCCAAACTTTGGCAACAGCCACATCTGGATCCAGCTGTTGGGACTGGTTTCTTTCTCCATAAATCTCCAAATCTGAGACCTCTGGGCAGAACCCTCCTAAACAATCAGATCCTGATTCAAACTTCGTGCCATGGGACTAGTCTCATTTCCCCAGGTCTAGACTGGGTTTTTTTGCCCATCTGGAATGGGTTCTACTGGCTGTGCCAGCACTGCCCTACGACTCTTGCCTAAGAACCCAGGTCCCCTCTTAGTCCACCTGACGATCTTCCTGGGTGTCATCTCACCTACCGCATTAATTCCAGAAAGCTGCTGGCCCATCATCATGACAATGATGGAGATGAGCTGCCACCGCAGGGCCCGGAAGGTGAAGAGGTTGAACACAGACAGACGACCTTCCAACTTTTCTGACTGATCTTCCCGACGCATCTCTTCGATCTCATCATCCACGTCGTCCCAGCCTCTTAGCctcttcagagctagatgggaCGAGGGAAGGGGAAGTTGGGTTTCCAGGTAAACTCAGCTAGTGGGGGGAGGCTGGAGTTACAGAAaccagagggggaactgagataCCCCAGAAGCAGCAGGGCAGTCTTGGCCACTTCTGCACTGTGGGAAACATAAAGCAACCAGCAACAGTCATAGGACTGGAGGGAGGGCCAGAAGGCCACAGGGTCCTTCGTCCATATGAGCCAACAAAGGAACAATGAGAAGGGGACCAGAGTTCCCCTCGCGAAAAAGTACTTTTATCCTGGGCTTGATTATGAGGCTCAGGTTTCTTAGGAGAGCTTTGAGAGCTCCAACCCATCTTCTTGCAAACAGAGTTAAGTAGTTTGTGTTCTAGTGGTGAGAGCaaggaactgggagccaggactcctgactctgccactgactattTTTCTTGCTCTTGGCAAATCAGTTATCCTCTCTCTGTATCCATTTCAGCCCTGTCGTGTAAAACCGAGATTATAtgtgcttgctgtgcagggaagCATAAATGAACTACTGTTTGCCAAGTGCTTTGAAAGCCTCGAAGGTACTATAAAAGGGTAGCATCGAGGGCTTAATGCACCCTAACCTGACTTTTGGTTCAGGATGCTTCCCCACAGCCATATTCCCATAAGTCACagaagtgcaggactggaagagacctcaagagatcttctaatccagtctcctgcactcagggcaggactaagtattatctagaccatccctgacaggtgtttgtctaacctgctcttaaaaatcccctatgacggagattccacaacctccctaggcaatttattccactgcttaactaccttgacagttaggaaatttttcctaatgtccaacttaaacctccattgctgcaatttaagtcaattactttttgtcctatcctcagaggttaacaagaacaatttttctccctcctccttgtaacaacccttATGTTCTTGTCAACTGTTATCACGTCTCTccacagtcttctcttctccgtCATTTTCTAAGTCATTGATGACGATATTCAACAGAACCACTAGACCcattcctgtgggaccccactcgttatgcccttccagtttgactgtgaaccactaagaactactctctgggaatagttttccaaccagttctgcacacatcttatagtaactccatttccctagtttgtttatgaatgGAGACCTAGTTTCAAATCCATGCCTCTGGCCCTTCTCCTAGTTCTCTTGCTAGCAGTGCTAAGCAGCTCTGGTTGTACCTTGTCTGGCTTGTTCTTCATTGCCCTTCTGTATCAGTAGGTACCTGGGACTCTCAGGAAAGAAGGGCAACAGGAGGAGTTCCACCACTGCAGGGATCCCAGTTAGCCCTAGTAATACCGGCCAGCCTGCAACAGACAAACAGATAACAAGGTGCCCGATGAGACAGTTCATCCACTGAGGAGCAGCTAGAGACCTCCTCCTCATACCGGGGCTTTAC
Protein-coding regions in this window:
- the LOC127038669 gene encoding solute carrier family 2, facilitated glucose transporter member 5-like isoform X2 translates to MPANTGPEPSQTCTPRTGKMTLLLAGVTLVSAFGSSFQYGYNVSVINSPAVFMQEFYNHTYLDRKGFPMESSFQTLLWSLTVSMYPLGGFFGSLMVGPLVNKCGRKGTLLINNIFSIVPAILMGTSKVAKTFEVIILSRIIVGICAGLSSNVVPMYLGEMSPKNLRGAVGVVPQLFITIGILIAQILGLTDILGNIDGWPVLLGLTGIPAVVELLLLPFFPESPRYLLIQKGNEEQARQALKRLRGWDDVDDEIEEMRREDQSEKLEGRLSVFNLFTFRALRWQLISIIVMMMGQQLSGINAIFYYANDIFRSAGVNENNVQYVTVGIGAVNVFMTCVAVFIIESLGRRLLLLAGFGICCVSSAVLTVALNLQATVSWMQYLSIACVIVYIIGHAIGASPIPSVMITEMFLQSSRPAAFMVGGSVHWLCNFTVGLVFLYMVEGLGAYCFLVFCAICLATVIYIFIIVPETKGKTFMEINQSMAKRNKVEIQMDKEKLNDFQPAFETLKKNEEGYSITGL
- the LOC127038669 gene encoding solute carrier family 2, facilitated glucose transporter member 5-like isoform X1, yielding MKLTEENRESTDASRGRKGKMTLLLAGVTLVSAFGSSFQYGYNVSVINSPAVFMQEFYNHTYLDRKGFPMESSFQTLLWSLTVSMYPLGGFFGSLMVGPLVNKCGRKGTLLINNIFSIVPAILMGTSKVAKTFEVIILSRIIVGICAGLSSNVVPMYLGEMSPKNLRGAVGVVPQLFITIGILIAQILGLTDILGNIDGWPVLLGLTGIPAVVELLLLPFFPESPRYLLIQKGNEEQARQALKRLRGWDDVDDEIEEMRREDQSEKLEGRLSVFNLFTFRALRWQLISIIVMMMGQQLSGINAIFYYANDIFRSAGVNENNVQYVTVGIGAVNVFMTCVAVFIIESLGRRLLLLAGFGICCVSSAVLTVALNLQATVSWMQYLSIACVIVYIIGHAIGASPIPSVMITEMFLQSSRPAAFMVGGSVHWLCNFTVGLVFLYMVEGLGAYCFLVFCAICLATVIYIFIIVPETKGKTFMEINQSMAKRNKVEIQMDKEKLNDFQPAFETLKKNEEGYSITGL